A single Planctomycetota bacterium DNA region contains:
- a CDS encoding vWA domain-containing protein, whose product MNRLHFAYPMVLGLIPLAVAAMALWRRRLGTVFTCATVLCLVTALARPQWSTAVYRVARLYALDTSGSVFLDTPRALDTVRRSMGDLRRGDVVGFLAFAASTLVVVPPTPRALLPPRLSLPASLPRHDATDIAAAIRAASQQLADPAFDSQIVLLTDGQATSGDAPLEAALAAERRARVFAVPLGPSNVRDARLSLLRVPTRVRVGEPFSIEVEAVATAPLEATLALSRQGAPMGPPRRITLEPGVPRRTVVQDRLDAPGTCIYTARLAVVDRCDENNAAEGIVRAEGAVRVLHLAPANNAVARLLAATPGLDLAPVAPERLDQLPVLLTGADCLVLDGVGADQVPAPIQDALRDWVRDTGAGLVALGGPSSFGPGGYTGTAIEQALPVLSSPPQRIALLVALDASGSMADAVAGRQKIAYAREAALRCLGRLGDSDLFGLLAFSHEPAVIVPLGPPPRADALARLLDGVRPHGPTELRAALERSLALLARVPAQVRHVILASDGEVTDDQAAGIRTSELKGRLAAAGVTLSALMTGHDEKAAALLRELAGASFQLIENPADLPSAFLDELRKAATGPLIRKGAFPVRAAAALEIASGVPPGILAGYLRTVAKPAAAVEWAAADPPDPVLARWQFGLGRAVAFTSTVGTDWDAPLWGAAGPAPMLQQAVRWAARPARSPGFEADLAERGEQMVLTVRAEREGRFLNGLDLVARISGPAIPARDLSLPQTAPGEYQAAFDAPLQGVYRAAIIEKGAGHRLTIDAARNYAREWETFGPNHASLEAIARAGRGELLPSLDALRTIAPREALGRLEIDWLFLAAALVLFVADVAFYVARSRRERL is encoded by the coding sequence ATGAACCGCTTGCACTTCGCATACCCGATGGTTCTTGGGCTGATTCCTCTGGCCGTGGCAGCGATGGCCCTCTGGCGTCGCCGCCTGGGCACCGTGTTCACCTGCGCCACGGTGCTGTGCCTTGTTACGGCCCTGGCCCGGCCGCAGTGGTCCACGGCCGTCTATCGCGTCGCGCGGCTGTATGCGCTCGACACCTCGGGCAGCGTGTTCCTCGACACGCCGAGGGCGCTCGACACCGTCCGTCGCAGCATGGGCGACTTGCGGCGCGGCGACGTGGTCGGCTTCCTCGCATTCGCGGCCTCGACGCTTGTCGTCGTGCCGCCGACCCCCCGGGCCCTCCTGCCGCCACGACTGTCTCTTCCGGCCAGCCTCCCACGGCACGACGCCACCGACATCGCTGCCGCCATCCGCGCGGCCTCCCAACAGCTCGCGGACCCGGCCTTCGACTCCCAGATCGTGCTCCTGACCGACGGCCAGGCGACCTCGGGCGACGCCCCCCTGGAGGCCGCCCTCGCGGCGGAACGTCGGGCGCGGGTCTTCGCGGTCCCCCTCGGCCCCAGCAACGTGCGCGACGCGCGTCTCTCGCTCCTGCGGGTCCCTACTCGCGTCCGTGTCGGCGAGCCCTTCTCCATCGAGGTCGAGGCTGTGGCCACGGCGCCGCTCGAGGCCACGCTGGCGCTCTCCCGTCAGGGCGCGCCGATGGGCCCGCCACGCCGCATCACCCTCGAGCCCGGGGTGCCGCGCAGGACGGTCGTGCAGGATCGCCTCGATGCCCCTGGCACGTGCATCTACACGGCCAGGCTCGCGGTGGTTGACCGCTGCGACGAGAACAACGCGGCCGAAGGCATTGTGCGGGCCGAGGGCGCCGTGCGCGTTCTCCATCTGGCGCCTGCCAACAACGCCGTTGCGCGCCTCCTGGCCGCGACGCCTGGGCTGGACCTCGCGCCTGTCGCTCCGGAGCGGCTTGACCAACTGCCCGTCCTCCTCACCGGCGCCGACTGCCTCGTGCTCGATGGCGTGGGGGCGGACCAGGTGCCCGCCCCGATCCAGGACGCCCTCCGCGACTGGGTCCGCGACACCGGCGCCGGCCTCGTGGCTCTGGGCGGCCCGTCCAGCTTCGGGCCGGGCGGCTACACGGGGACCGCCATCGAGCAGGCGCTGCCGGTCCTCTCCTCGCCCCCCCAGAGGATCGCGCTCCTGGTCGCTCTCGACGCCTCGGGCAGCATGGCCGATGCGGTGGCAGGCAGGCAGAAGATCGCATACGCCCGGGAGGCCGCCTTGCGTTGCCTGGGCCGCCTGGGCGACTCGGACCTCTTCGGCCTGCTCGCCTTCTCGCACGAGCCCGCGGTGATCGTGCCCCTGGGCCCCCCGCCTCGTGCAGACGCCCTCGCGCGCCTGCTGGACGGGGTGCGGCCGCACGGCCCCACCGAACTGCGGGCCGCGCTGGAGCGCTCGCTCGCCCTCCTCGCCCGAGTGCCGGCGCAGGTGCGCCACGTGATCCTGGCCTCCGACGGCGAGGTGACCGACGACCAGGCAGCCGGCATCCGCACCTCCGAGCTCAAGGGCCGTCTTGCGGCCGCGGGCGTGACCCTCTCCGCGCTGATGACCGGGCACGATGAAAAGGCGGCGGCCCTCCTGCGCGAACTCGCCGGAGCCAGCTTCCAGCTTATCGAGAATCCGGCGGATCTCCCCTCCGCCTTTCTCGATGAGTTGCGCAAGGCCGCCACGGGCCCCCTCATCCGCAAGGGAGCATTCCCCGTCCGCGCCGCGGCCGCGCTCGAGATAGCGAGCGGAGTTCCCCCCGGCATCCTCGCCGGCTACCTCCGCACCGTGGCCAAGCCGGCAGCCGCCGTGGAGTGGGCCGCGGCGGACCCCCCCGACCCGGTCCTGGCGCGCTGGCAGTTCGGCCTGGGCCGGGCCGTGGCCTTCACCTCCACGGTCGGCACCGACTGGGACGCCCCCCTGTGGGGCGCCGCCGGCCCCGCCCCGATGCTCCAACAGGCGGTGCGCTGGGCCGCGCGGCCCGCCCGCAGCCCTGGCTTCGAGGCCGACCTGGCCGAGCGCGGCGAGCAGATGGTCCTCACAGTGCGCGCGGAGCGCGAGGGCCGCTTTCTCAACGGTCTCGACCTCGTCGCGCGCATCTCGGGTCCGGCCATTCCAGCGCGGGACCTCTCACTTCCCCAAACGGCCCCGGGCGAGTACCAGGCGGCGTTCGACGCGCCGCTCCAGGGGGTGTACCGCGCCGCCATCATCGAGAAGGGAGCGGGCCACCGCCTCACCATAGACGCCGCCAGGAACTATGCACGGGAGTGGGAGACCTTCGGCCCCAATCACGCCTCGCTGGAGGCCATCGCGCGGGCCGGCCGCGGCGAACTGCTCCCCAGCCTCGACGCCCTGCGCACGATCGCCCCCCGCGAGGCCCTCGGGCGCCTGGAGATTGACTGGCTGTTCCTGGCCGCGGCGCTCGTGCTCTTCGTGGCCGACGTCGCCTTCTACGTCGCTCGTTCGCGCCGCGAGCGCCTCTGA
- a CDS encoding sigma-70 family RNA polymerase sigma factor — translation MVERDSLCPEPSAWELVRATSAGGQGAFDRLVRRYTGFLRYVVARRASGSRGFLDPDEVVNETWYQVLRSVRSARFDPTKSFAAWLYGICLNCLKQRHFRPQSVGGPDDPADLCAGLTDGAQPPDLAVQRLELLAALRDCLEERTDRERQTYLLLYVQGLTNVDAAKALGCAESYVRQKLVPHLHRALRACLARKGFRGSAVSELP, via the coding sequence ATGGTGGAGCGCGACAGCCTTTGCCCAGAGCCTTCGGCCTGGGAACTGGTGCGAGCGACCTCGGCGGGGGGGCAGGGCGCTTTTGACAGGCTGGTGCGCCGGTACACGGGGTTTCTCCGCTACGTTGTCGCGCGGCGCGCGAGCGGCTCCCGGGGCTTTCTCGACCCCGACGAGGTTGTCAACGAGACGTGGTATCAGGTGCTGCGGAGCGTGCGAAGCGCCAGGTTCGACCCCACGAAGAGCTTCGCCGCCTGGCTCTACGGAATCTGCCTCAACTGCTTGAAACAGCGGCATTTCCGCCCGCAGAGCGTGGGAGGGCCTGACGACCCGGCAGACTTATGCGCCGGGTTGACGGACGGTGCTCAGCCGCCAGACCTGGCCGTGCAGCGCCTGGAACTGCTGGCGGCTCTGCGGGACTGCCTGGAGGAGAGAACAGACCGCGAGCGGCAGACGTACTTGTTGCTCTACGTCCAGGGGTTGACCAACGTTGACGCAGCCAAGGCTCTGGGGTGCGCGGAGTCGTACGTGCGACAGAAGCTGGTGCCGCACCTGCACCGGGCGCTGCGGGCGTGCCTTGCGCGCAAAGGCTTTCGAGGCAGCGCCGTCAGCGAGCTCCCATGA
- a CDS encoding endonuclease III yields the protein MKRSARELRRLGTKAARAVEALERRFGVPAWDGPEPPLDALVRTVLSQSTSDVNSGRAFETLKARFPTWAEAYEAGPAGIERAIRCGGLARQKSVRIHKLLGWVRQRFGAFDLAAVGEMPTEAVFEMLLPLEGIGVKTIAVMLMFACGRDCFAVDTHVHRIARRVGLVPGTASAERTFHLMRALVPAGKALSFHLNLLALGRTLCRPTGPRCTECPLRPLCDYAAQRRSRRERAT from the coding sequence ATGAAACGCAGTGCCCGCGAACTGCGCCGTCTCGGGACGAAGGCTGCGCGGGCCGTGGAGGCGCTGGAGCGGCGCTTTGGGGTGCCTGCGTGGGACGGCCCGGAGCCGCCGCTCGATGCCCTGGTGCGCACGGTGCTGTCGCAGAGCACGAGCGATGTGAACTCGGGTCGCGCCTTCGAGACGCTCAAGGCGAGGTTCCCGACGTGGGCAGAGGCATATGAGGCCGGGCCGGCGGGCATCGAGCGCGCGATCCGGTGCGGCGGGCTCGCGCGCCAGAAGAGTGTGCGCATCCACAAGCTGCTCGGCTGGGTGCGCCAGCGATTCGGCGCTTTCGACCTCGCGGCGGTCGGCGAGATGCCCACGGAGGCGGTCTTCGAGATGCTCCTGCCGCTGGAAGGCATCGGCGTGAAGACGATCGCCGTGATGCTGATGTTCGCGTGCGGGCGCGACTGCTTCGCGGTAGACACCCACGTGCATCGCATCGCACGGCGGGTGGGTCTGGTGCCGGGCACGGCGAGTGCCGAGAGGACGTTTCACCTGATGAGGGCGTTGGTGCCGGCGGGCAAGGCGCTGTCGTTCCACCTGAACCTGCTCGCGCTGGGGCGCACGCTGTGCCGCCCCACGGGGCCACGGTGCACCGAGTGCCCGTTGCGCCCGCTGTGCGACTATGCGGCTCAGAGGCGCTCGCGGCGCGAACGAGCGACGTAG
- a CDS encoding zinc-dependent alcohol dehydrogenase family protein — translation MRAMLLEKCAPAEEAPLHLVELPAPRPGRGELLVRVLACGVCHTDLHTIEGDLGTDWVPIIPGHEIIGVVEALGEGCERFRIGQRVGLAWLHWACGRCQFCAAGQENLCASARFTGLHANGGYAGQAKAPESFAYAVPDGLEAGQAAPLMCAGIIGYRALALSDIRPGGRLGLYGFGASAHIAIQIARHWGCEVYVFTRGEEHRLHARELGARWVGDAKDVPPEKLDSAIIFAPAGWIIPLGLRALRRGGTLALAGITMTAIPELDYEADLYYERTLRSVTASTRRDGEALLELAAEIPIRTDTSTYPLADANKALLALKLRQVRGAAVLVP, via the coding sequence ATGCGAGCGATGCTGCTGGAGAAATGCGCCCCCGCGGAGGAGGCGCCGCTGCACCTGGTCGAGCTTCCCGCCCCCCGTCCCGGGCGCGGCGAGCTCCTGGTCCGCGTGCTGGCCTGCGGCGTGTGCCACACGGACCTGCACACCATCGAGGGGGACCTGGGCACGGACTGGGTGCCCATCATCCCGGGGCATGAGATCATCGGTGTCGTCGAGGCGCTGGGGGAGGGGTGCGAGCGCTTCCGAATCGGCCAACGCGTGGGGCTGGCCTGGCTTCACTGGGCGTGCGGGCGGTGCCAGTTCTGCGCGGCCGGCCAGGAGAACCTGTGCGCCTCGGCGCGCTTCACCGGGCTGCACGCGAACGGCGGGTACGCGGGGCAGGCGAAGGCTCCCGAGAGCTTCGCCTATGCCGTGCCCGACGGCTTGGAGGCCGGGCAGGCGGCCCCGCTGATGTGCGCCGGCATCATCGGCTACCGAGCGCTCGCGCTCAGCGACATACGGCCTGGGGGCAGGCTCGGGCTCTACGGGTTCGGGGCCTCGGCGCACATTGCCATCCAGATTGCGCGCCATTGGGGGTGCGAGGTCTATGTGTTTACGCGCGGCGAGGAGCACAGACTCCACGCGCGCGAGCTCGGCGCGCGATGGGTGGGTGACGCGAAGGATGTGCCTCCCGAGAAGCTCGACAGCGCTATCATCTTCGCCCCCGCCGGCTGGATCATCCCGTTGGGCCTGCGCGCGCTGCGCCGCGGCGGCACCCTGGCGCTGGCGGGCATCACGATGACCGCCATCCCCGAGCTGGACTACGAGGCCGACTTGTACTACGAGCGAACGCTCCGCAGCGTCACCGCCAGCACGCGGCGGGACGGCGAGGCGCTGCTGGAGCTCGCCGCCGAGATCCCCATCCGCACCGACACAAGCACGTACCCCCTCGCCGATGCGAACAAGGCGCTCCTCGCCCTGAAGCTGCGGCAGGTGAGAGGTGCGGCGGTGCTCGTGCCCTGA
- a CDS encoding YifB family Mg chelatase-like AAA ATPase: MLAKVKSLGVLGIEAYPIEVECNVARGLRYLAIVGLPDTAVKESAERVQAAVTNRQYRWPLGHITINLAPADTRKEGPAYDLPIAVGLLAADEQIDAHRLADVAMVGELALDGAVRPVKGVLPMAISARDAGVGGFVVPEANAAEAAVVDGLKVYPVRTLDDALGLVTDRAILEPKTVDIASVLAQTARYDVDFADVKGQEHAKRALTVAAAGHHNVLMIGPPGSGKTMLAKRLPTILPPLTLEEALEVTKIHSVAGELPSGQALVATRPFRDPHHTASTPALVGGGSYPRPGEVSLAHKGVLFLDELPEFNRATLETLRQPIENGTITISRALMSVKFPAEVLVTASLNPCPCGNRGDPARECRCTVGQIRSYMSRVSGPLLDRIDIHIEVPRVAYRELRDRRPGASSAEMREQVIAARERQRHRFAGDHISTNARMTNRHIHRHCQLDAETESLLEQAMAQHAFSARSYTRILKVARTIADLAGEDRIRLEHVSEAIQYRSTERHYWR, encoded by the coding sequence ATGCTCGCCAAGGTCAAGTCCCTCGGCGTCCTGGGCATTGAAGCCTACCCGATAGAGGTAGAGTGCAACGTCGCTCGCGGCCTGCGCTACCTCGCCATCGTCGGCCTCCCCGACACCGCGGTCAAGGAATCCGCCGAGCGCGTCCAGGCCGCCGTCACCAACCGCCAGTACCGCTGGCCCCTCGGCCACATCACGATTAACCTCGCCCCCGCCGACACCCGCAAGGAGGGCCCCGCCTACGACCTGCCCATCGCCGTCGGCCTCCTCGCCGCCGACGAGCAGATTGATGCTCACCGCCTCGCCGACGTCGCAATGGTTGGTGAGCTGGCCCTTGATGGTGCGGTTCGCCCGGTCAAGGGCGTGCTGCCAATGGCCATCAGCGCCCGGGATGCCGGCGTCGGCGGATTCGTCGTCCCCGAGGCCAATGCTGCCGAGGCTGCCGTCGTGGACGGCCTCAAGGTCTACCCCGTGCGCACTCTGGACGACGCCCTGGGCCTCGTCACCGACCGCGCGATCCTTGAGCCGAAGACGGTGGACATCGCCTCCGTCCTCGCCCAGACGGCCCGCTACGACGTGGACTTCGCCGACGTGAAGGGCCAGGAGCACGCGAAGCGGGCGCTGACTGTGGCGGCTGCGGGCCACCACAACGTCCTGATGATCGGCCCGCCGGGGAGCGGCAAGACCATGCTGGCCAAACGCCTGCCGACCATCCTGCCGCCCCTGACGCTTGAGGAGGCTCTCGAGGTCACGAAGATACACAGCGTGGCTGGCGAGTTGCCATCGGGGCAGGCGCTTGTGGCCACGCGCCCCTTCCGCGACCCGCATCACACCGCGAGCACGCCGGCGCTCGTCGGCGGCGGCTCGTATCCGAGGCCCGGCGAGGTCAGCCTCGCACACAAAGGGGTCCTGTTCCTCGACGAACTGCCCGAGTTCAACCGAGCGACCCTTGAGACGCTGCGCCAGCCGATTGAGAACGGCACGATCACCATCTCGCGTGCCCTGATGAGCGTCAAGTTCCCCGCAGAGGTCCTCGTGACGGCTAGCCTCAATCCGTGCCCGTGCGGGAACCGTGGCGATCCAGCGAGGGAGTGCCGCTGCACGGTGGGGCAGATTCGCAGCTACATGTCGCGGGTGAGCGGCCCGCTGCTTGACCGCATTGACATCCACATTGAGGTGCCGCGCGTGGCCTACCGCGAGCTCCGCGACCGCCGCCCAGGGGCAAGCAGCGCCGAGATGCGGGAGCAGGTCATCGCCGCCCGCGAGCGCCAGCGGCATCGCTTCGCCGGCGACCACATCTCAACCAACGCCCGAATGACCAACCGCCACATCCACAGGCACTGCCAACTAGACGCGGAGACGGAGTCACTTCTTGAGCAGGCGATGGCCCAGCACGCCTTCAGTGCGCGGAGCTACACCCGCATCCTCAAGGTCGCCCGCACCATCGCCGACCTCGCGGGGGAGGACCGCATCCGCCTGGAACACGTCTCCGAGGCCATCCAGTACCGCAGCACAGAGCGGCACTACTGGCGATAG